The sequence GTAATGGTGACTTTATTCATGCAGGTACGAAGAAAGTCGAAATTTCTTCATTGGAGTCCGTTTATTGGAAAGATAAGTTTACCGGCTACAAACGGTTTAATCTATTATATTAATAATTACGGCTTTCCCTGAACTTAGGGAAAGCTATTTTTATCGCAGCAGCGCAGTTCCGCGTTCGTTGCGCGCGTAATCATATCCTTTGCGCATGTATGCAAAAACTCCCTTTGCTTCTGTGCAAAGGGAGTCATATTCATATATTTAGTTTAACTGGTAATTATCTAGCAGAGAATCCACCATCAATGACAAGTTCAGCCCCGGTAATGTACGACGCTTCATCAGAAGCAAGGAACAATACCGCGTTGCCTACATCTTCAGGCTGTCCAAGACGGTTAAGTGGTGTCATTTTAATCAGGCCTTCAAGTGCTGCTGCAGAAGACTGGAGATTAGCAACCATTGGCGTTTCGATTACACCTGGGAATACCGCGTTTACACGGATTCCATCTTTACCAAACTCAGCTGCAGCTGCACGTGAAATCGCACGAACCGATCCTTTAGATCCAGAATATGGATTATACCCCATACCGACTAGAGCTGTATAAGAAGAAATGTTAACGATTGAACCTTGTCCAGCTTCCTTCATGTAAGGAACTGCAGCACGCATGCCTGCGAATGTACCAAAGCCGTTAATGTCATGCAGGCGCTGCCAGTCTTGAAGCGTAATATCGTTCATTGTTTTTTCAGTCGAGATCCCCGCACAGTTGATAAGAATATCAAGCTTACCGAATTTATCTACCGCAGTTTTTACAGCCTCTTTCCAGTTTTCATCGTCTGTTACGTTAAGCTTTACATAGTCAACGTTTTCGACACCTTCCCATTTAGCTTGAAGTGCTTCTGTGTTAATGTCTGCGGCCATGACTTTTGCGCCTTGTGCTGTAAACAATTTCACCATCATTTCGCCCATACCTGATGCTCCACCTGTGATGAAGGCAACTTTATCCTGTAATCTTGTCATACTAAACACTCCATTCTAATATACTTAGACATCTAAATATTATTCCATTTTATATGAAATTGCAAATGAAATGATAAAGTAAACGACCACCCTACAAAAAAGCGAGGTGGTCGTTTACTTATAATTTAAATCTTGCAATCATGGTATTTAAGTCCTCTGTTAATTCACGTAGGGCAGTCACCTTATCGACGACTTTTCCGATGGAGTTAAGTTGTTCTTCTGCCGATGCAGAAATCTCTTCGCTACCAGCAGCCGTCTGTTCCACGACAGCACTGATGTTCTCCGTGTTTTCTAGAACTGTATTATTAAACTTCTGCGACGTGTCCACACCCGCTACAAGATCTCCCAACGCTCCGGTAATGCCATCCATTTTATCTTCAATATTTGTGAAGGCATCGAGTGTACGTGTCACATTGTCATCTTGT comes from Sporosarcina sp. FSL K6-3457 and encodes:
- a CDS encoding SDR family NAD(P)-dependent oxidoreductase, whose protein sequence is MTRLQDKVAFITGGASGMGEMMVKLFTAQGAKVMAADINTEALQAKWEGVENVDYVKLNVTDDENWKEAVKTAVDKFGKLDILINCAGISTEKTMNDITLQDWQRLHDINGFGTFAGMRAAVPYMKEAGQGSIVNISSYTALVGMGYNPYSGSKGSVRAISRAAAAEFGKDGIRVNAVFPGVIETPMVANLQSSAAALEGLIKMTPLNRLGQPEDVGNAVLFLASDEASYITGAELVIDGGFSAR